One segment of Salvia splendens isolate huo1 chromosome 20, SspV2, whole genome shotgun sequence DNA contains the following:
- the LOC121782247 gene encoding phospholipid-transporting ATPase 1-like isoform X2 produces MSVDFVRSPSSSSYSIKEVSFREGNDVIVNPVIRYDSSGSNPVRHGSRGASSGGFGSSYKEIKDDDARLVYVNDPLRTNEKRFRFAGNSIRTSKYSFLTFLPRNLFEQFHRIAYIYFLVIAILNQLPQLAVFGRGASILPLALVLFVTAVKDAYEDFRRHRSDRIENNRVASVLVNGEFGDKKWKDICVGEVVKISGNQTLPCDMVLLSTSDATGVSYVQTTNLDGESNLKTRYAKQETQAKASLWGEIGGMLIKCEKPNRNIYGFQANMEIDGKSISLGPSNIILRGCELKNTDWVIGVVVYAGKETKAMLNNAGAPSKRSRLEKHMNKEIIILSLFLVALCTVVSISHGVWLRQHRKELYLMQFYRKYDYSEPEVEKYEYYGWGMEIFFVFLMSVIVFQVMIPISLYISVELVRIGQAYFMIRDDRMFDKSTNSRFQCRALNINEDLGQIKYVFSDKTGTLTENKMEFQCASIGGVDYDNGKAIDTETGYSAQVDGMVLRPKMMVKIDQDLLHLSKMKHTDEGKHLCDFLVALAACNTIVPLTVETSDPAVKLIEYQGESPDEQALVYAAASYGFMLVERSSGHIVIDIQGERQRFNVLGLHEFDSDRKRMSVIIGCPDQTVKVFVKGADTTMFQVIDKSLNLNMVKATESHLHAYSSKGLRTLVIGMREMSTSEFEQWQSSYDSASTALMGRANLLRKVASNVENNLRLLGASGIEDKLQQGVPEAIESLRTAGIKVWVLTGDKQETAISIGYSSKLLTSQMTQIVINNKSDSCRKSLDDALQLYKKLSDVSNSNDSGNGAGTNQLALIIDGTSLVYILETELEEKLFELSSKCTAVLCCRVAPLQKAGIVALIKNRTDDMTLAIGDGANDVSMIQKADVGIGISGQEGRQAVMASDFSMGQFRFLVPLLLIHGHWNYQRISYMILYNFYRNVVLVFVLFWYALFTGFTLTTAITDWSSVLYTVIYTSLPTIVVGVLDKDLGRSTLLKYPQLYGAGQRGESYNGNLFWFTILDTLWQSIAVFFIPLIAYWDSTVGISALGDLWILAVVILVNVHLAMDVIRWYTITHIAVWGSILATFICVMVIDALPFLPGYWAFFMIAKTKLFWVCLLGIVVSGLVPRFVVKVFVQHFKPDDIQIARVAEKFGYLQGDAETEMNPIFDLPQRTATT; encoded by the exons ATGAGTGTTGATTTTGTGAGGAGCCCTTCCTCTAGCAGTTATTCAATTAAGGAGGTGAGCTTTAGAGAGGGGAATGATGTGATTGTGAATCCTGTTATTAGGTATGATAGCTCGGGTTCGAACCCGGTTAGGCATGGCTCCAGGGGGGCTAGCTCTGGGGGGTTTGGTTCATCTTATAAGGAGATTAAAGATGATGATGCTAGATTAGTGTATGTGAATGATCCTTTGAGGACTAATGAGAAGAGGTTTAGGTTTGCTGGGAATTCGATCAGGACTTCGAAATACAGTTTCCTCACCTTCTTGCCTAGGAATTTGTTTGAGCAGTTTCATAGGATAGCTTACATATACTTTCTTGTGATTGCCATTCTCAACCAGCTTCCCCAGCTGGCTGTTTTTGGCCGGGGAGCTTCCATTCTGCCTTTGGCGTTGGTGCTGTTTGTAACGGCAGTTAAGGATGCGTATGAGGACTTCAGGCGCCATAGGTCGGATAGGATAGAGAATAACCGGGTGGCGTCAGTGTTGGTGAATGGAGAGTTTGGGGATAAGAAATGGAAGGACATTTGTGTTGGGGAGGTTGTTAAGATCTCTGGGAATCAGACTCTCCCTTGTGACATGGTGTTGCTCTCGACTAGCGATGCTACTGGCGTGTCTTACGTGCAGACGACGAATTTGGATGGGGAGTCGAATTTGAAGACGCGGTATGCAAAGCAGGAGACTCAGGCGAAAGCCTCGTTGTGGGGGGAGATAGGTGGGATGCTTATCAAGTGTGAGAAACCGAATAGGAATATATATGGTTTTCAGGCAAATATGGAAATTGATGGAAAGAGTATTTCTCTTGGGCCGTCCAATATAATCTTACGCGGTTGTGAGCTGAAGAACACGGATTGGGTGATTGGTGTTGTGGTTTATGCTGGGAAGGAGACGAAGGCGATGCTTAACAACGCAGGAGCTCCGTCCAAGCGAAGCCGTCTTGAGAAGCACATGAACAAGGAGATCATCATCCTGTCGCTTTTTCTTGTGGCGTTATGCACTGTGGTCTCCATTTCTCACGGTGTTTGGTTGAGACAACACAGGAAGGAGTTGTATCTGATGCAGTTTTACAGGAAATATGACTACTCGGAGCCTGAAGTTGAGAAATATGAATATTATGGTTGGGGAATGGAGATATTCTTTGTGTTCCTCatgtctgtgattgttttccaAGTCATGATTCCCATATCGTTGTACATATCCGTGGAGCTTGTTCGTATTGGCCAGGCATATTTTATGATCCGAGATGACAGGATGTTCGACAAATCCACCAATTCGAGATTCCAGTGCAGGGCATTGAACATAAATGAAGATTTGGGGCAGATAAAATATGTTTTCTCTGACAAAACCGGCACTCTGACTGAGAACAAGATGGAATTTCAGTGTGCAAGCATTGGAGGAGTAGACTACGACAACGGGAAGGCAATCGATACTGAAACAGGATACTCAGCTCAAG TTGACGGAATGGTTTTGAGGCCAAAGATGATGGTGAAAATTGATCAAGACCTTCTCCACTTGTCAAAAATGAAACATACCGACGAAGGCAAACATCTTTGCGATTTCCTCGTGGCATTGGCTGCTTGCAACACCATTGTGCCTCTTACTGTTGAGACATCCGATCCTGCTGTGAAATTGATAGAATATCAGGGGGAGTCTCCTGATGAACAAGCATTGGTCTACGCTGCTGCCTCATATGGATTTATGCTCGTTGAACGCTCTTCTGGCCACATAGTAATTGACATCCAAGGCGAAAGGCAAAG GTTCAACGTCTTGGGTTTGCACGAGTTTGATAGTGACCGGAAGAGGATGTCAGTTATCATAGGATGCCCGGATCAGACAGTGAAGGTTTTCGTAAAAGGAGCTGACACAACAATGTTCCAAGTGATAGATAAGTCCTTGAACTTGAACATGGTAAAAGCGACTGAGAGTCATCTTCATGCTTACTCATCAAAGGGTTTGCGAACACTTGTCATTGGGATGCGGGAGATGAGCACATCTGAATTCGAGCAATGGCAGTCGTCTTATGATTCAGCAAGCACAGCCTTGATGGGCAGAGCAAATTTACTTCGTAAAGTCGCCAGCAACGTGGAGAACAATCTTAGACTATTAGGTGCATCTGGGATCGAGGATAAACTGCAGCAGGGCGTGCCAGAAGCAATTGAGTCTTTAAGAACTGCCGGTATCAAGGTCTGGGTTCTAACCGGTGACAAGCAAGAAACAGCCATCTCGATTGGCTACTCGTCCAAGCTACTGACGAGTCAGATGACACAGATAGTGATAAACAACAAATCTGACTCGTGTAGGAAGAGCTTGGATGATGCTTTGCAACTCTACAAGAAGCTCTCGGATGTCTCCAATTCCAATGACTCCGGCAATGGAGCTGGAACTAATCAACTTGCCTTAATTATCGATGGAACAAGCCTTGTGTACATTTTAGAGACTGAACTCGAGGAAAAG CTTTTCGAGTTATCTAGCAAATGTACTGCAGTATTGTGTTGCCGTGTGGCTCCTCTGCAGAAAGCTGGTATAGTAGCCCTTATAAAGAATAGAACAGACGACATGACGCTCGCCATTGGTGATG GAGCGAATGATGTTTCCATGATTCAAAAGGCTGATGTGGGCATTGGAATCAGCGGCCAAGAGGGAAGGCAAGCCGTCATGGCTTCAGATTTCTCGATGGGACAGTTCAGATTTCTGGTCCCACTATTGTTAATACACGGACACTGGAATTATCAGCGGATCAGCTACATGATACTGTACAATTTCTATAGGAATGTAgttcttgtttttgttttgttctg GTATGCTCTCTTCACTGGATTCACCCTGACAACTGCAATCACCGATTGGAGCTCTGTGCTGTATACAGTAATATACACGTCGTTGCCTACAATAGTCGTGGGAGTTCTCGACAAGGACTTAGGTAGAAGCACTCTCCTCAAGTATCCCCAACTCTACGGGGCTGGACAGAGGGGAGAGAGCTACAACGGGAACTTATTCTGGTTCACAATATTAGACACATTGTGGCAAAGCATAGCTGTTTTCTTCATACCTCTCATTGCTTACTGGGATAGCACCGTTGGTATTTCCGCCTTGGGAGACCTTTGGATACTCGCAGTCGTGATTCTGGTTAATGTACATCTGGCCATGGACGTGATCAGATGGTACACGATCACTCACATTGCTGTCTGGGGATCTATACTCGCGACTTTCATCTGCGTCATGGTCATCGATGCCTTGCCCTTCCTGCCTGGTTACTG GGCCTTCTTCATGATCGCGAAGACGAAGCTATTCTGGGTGTGCTTGCTTGGCATCGTGGTATCAGGACTGGTTCCTCGTTTCGTTGTGAAAGTGTTTGTACAGCATTTTAAGCCAGACGATATTCAGATTGCCAGAGTAGCTGAGAAATTTGGATATTTGCAAGGAGATGCAGAAACAGAGATGAATCCCATTTTTGATCTTCCACAGAGAACTGCCACTACTTAG
- the LOC121782247 gene encoding phospholipid-transporting ATPase 1-like isoform X1: protein MMKGSHQQRPLLNPSPRTPGKEELPYTPVNASIDASIPVSSKLYSQSQIEMSVDFVRSPSSSSYSIKEVSFREGNDVIVNPVIRYDSSGSNPVRHGSRGASSGGFGSSYKEIKDDDARLVYVNDPLRTNEKRFRFAGNSIRTSKYSFLTFLPRNLFEQFHRIAYIYFLVIAILNQLPQLAVFGRGASILPLALVLFVTAVKDAYEDFRRHRSDRIENNRVASVLVNGEFGDKKWKDICVGEVVKISGNQTLPCDMVLLSTSDATGVSYVQTTNLDGESNLKTRYAKQETQAKASLWGEIGGMLIKCEKPNRNIYGFQANMEIDGKSISLGPSNIILRGCELKNTDWVIGVVVYAGKETKAMLNNAGAPSKRSRLEKHMNKEIIILSLFLVALCTVVSISHGVWLRQHRKELYLMQFYRKYDYSEPEVEKYEYYGWGMEIFFVFLMSVIVFQVMIPISLYISVELVRIGQAYFMIRDDRMFDKSTNSRFQCRALNINEDLGQIKYVFSDKTGTLTENKMEFQCASIGGVDYDNGKAIDTETGYSAQVDGMVLRPKMMVKIDQDLLHLSKMKHTDEGKHLCDFLVALAACNTIVPLTVETSDPAVKLIEYQGESPDEQALVYAAASYGFMLVERSSGHIVIDIQGERQRFNVLGLHEFDSDRKRMSVIIGCPDQTVKVFVKGADTTMFQVIDKSLNLNMVKATESHLHAYSSKGLRTLVIGMREMSTSEFEQWQSSYDSASTALMGRANLLRKVASNVENNLRLLGASGIEDKLQQGVPEAIESLRTAGIKVWVLTGDKQETAISIGYSSKLLTSQMTQIVINNKSDSCRKSLDDALQLYKKLSDVSNSNDSGNGAGTNQLALIIDGTSLVYILETELEEKLFELSSKCTAVLCCRVAPLQKAGIVALIKNRTDDMTLAIGDGANDVSMIQKADVGIGISGQEGRQAVMASDFSMGQFRFLVPLLLIHGHWNYQRISYMILYNFYRNVVLVFVLFWYALFTGFTLTTAITDWSSVLYTVIYTSLPTIVVGVLDKDLGRSTLLKYPQLYGAGQRGESYNGNLFWFTILDTLWQSIAVFFIPLIAYWDSTVGISALGDLWILAVVILVNVHLAMDVIRWYTITHIAVWGSILATFICVMVIDALPFLPGYWAFFMIAKTKLFWVCLLGIVVSGLVPRFVVKVFVQHFKPDDIQIARVAEKFGYLQGDAETEMNPIFDLPQRTATT, encoded by the exons ATGATGAAGGGCTCACACCAGCAGCGGCCTTTGCTGAATCCCTCTCCAAGAACACCGGGTAAAGAAGAGCTCCCTTACACTCCTGTGAATGCTTCTATTGATGCTTCAATTCCTGTTTCTTCTAAGCTTTATTCCCAATCCCAGATTGAAATGAGTGTTGATTTTGTGAGGAGCCCTTCCTCTAGCAGTTATTCAATTAAGGAGGTGAGCTTTAGAGAGGGGAATGATGTGATTGTGAATCCTGTTATTAGGTATGATAGCTCGGGTTCGAACCCGGTTAGGCATGGCTCCAGGGGGGCTAGCTCTGGGGGGTTTGGTTCATCTTATAAGGAGATTAAAGATGATGATGCTAGATTAGTGTATGTGAATGATCCTTTGAGGACTAATGAGAAGAGGTTTAGGTTTGCTGGGAATTCGATCAGGACTTCGAAATACAGTTTCCTCACCTTCTTGCCTAGGAATTTGTTTGAGCAGTTTCATAGGATAGCTTACATATACTTTCTTGTGATTGCCATTCTCAACCAGCTTCCCCAGCTGGCTGTTTTTGGCCGGGGAGCTTCCATTCTGCCTTTGGCGTTGGTGCTGTTTGTAACGGCAGTTAAGGATGCGTATGAGGACTTCAGGCGCCATAGGTCGGATAGGATAGAGAATAACCGGGTGGCGTCAGTGTTGGTGAATGGAGAGTTTGGGGATAAGAAATGGAAGGACATTTGTGTTGGGGAGGTTGTTAAGATCTCTGGGAATCAGACTCTCCCTTGTGACATGGTGTTGCTCTCGACTAGCGATGCTACTGGCGTGTCTTACGTGCAGACGACGAATTTGGATGGGGAGTCGAATTTGAAGACGCGGTATGCAAAGCAGGAGACTCAGGCGAAAGCCTCGTTGTGGGGGGAGATAGGTGGGATGCTTATCAAGTGTGAGAAACCGAATAGGAATATATATGGTTTTCAGGCAAATATGGAAATTGATGGAAAGAGTATTTCTCTTGGGCCGTCCAATATAATCTTACGCGGTTGTGAGCTGAAGAACACGGATTGGGTGATTGGTGTTGTGGTTTATGCTGGGAAGGAGACGAAGGCGATGCTTAACAACGCAGGAGCTCCGTCCAAGCGAAGCCGTCTTGAGAAGCACATGAACAAGGAGATCATCATCCTGTCGCTTTTTCTTGTGGCGTTATGCACTGTGGTCTCCATTTCTCACGGTGTTTGGTTGAGACAACACAGGAAGGAGTTGTATCTGATGCAGTTTTACAGGAAATATGACTACTCGGAGCCTGAAGTTGAGAAATATGAATATTATGGTTGGGGAATGGAGATATTCTTTGTGTTCCTCatgtctgtgattgttttccaAGTCATGATTCCCATATCGTTGTACATATCCGTGGAGCTTGTTCGTATTGGCCAGGCATATTTTATGATCCGAGATGACAGGATGTTCGACAAATCCACCAATTCGAGATTCCAGTGCAGGGCATTGAACATAAATGAAGATTTGGGGCAGATAAAATATGTTTTCTCTGACAAAACCGGCACTCTGACTGAGAACAAGATGGAATTTCAGTGTGCAAGCATTGGAGGAGTAGACTACGACAACGGGAAGGCAATCGATACTGAAACAGGATACTCAGCTCAAG TTGACGGAATGGTTTTGAGGCCAAAGATGATGGTGAAAATTGATCAAGACCTTCTCCACTTGTCAAAAATGAAACATACCGACGAAGGCAAACATCTTTGCGATTTCCTCGTGGCATTGGCTGCTTGCAACACCATTGTGCCTCTTACTGTTGAGACATCCGATCCTGCTGTGAAATTGATAGAATATCAGGGGGAGTCTCCTGATGAACAAGCATTGGTCTACGCTGCTGCCTCATATGGATTTATGCTCGTTGAACGCTCTTCTGGCCACATAGTAATTGACATCCAAGGCGAAAGGCAAAG GTTCAACGTCTTGGGTTTGCACGAGTTTGATAGTGACCGGAAGAGGATGTCAGTTATCATAGGATGCCCGGATCAGACAGTGAAGGTTTTCGTAAAAGGAGCTGACACAACAATGTTCCAAGTGATAGATAAGTCCTTGAACTTGAACATGGTAAAAGCGACTGAGAGTCATCTTCATGCTTACTCATCAAAGGGTTTGCGAACACTTGTCATTGGGATGCGGGAGATGAGCACATCTGAATTCGAGCAATGGCAGTCGTCTTATGATTCAGCAAGCACAGCCTTGATGGGCAGAGCAAATTTACTTCGTAAAGTCGCCAGCAACGTGGAGAACAATCTTAGACTATTAGGTGCATCTGGGATCGAGGATAAACTGCAGCAGGGCGTGCCAGAAGCAATTGAGTCTTTAAGAACTGCCGGTATCAAGGTCTGGGTTCTAACCGGTGACAAGCAAGAAACAGCCATCTCGATTGGCTACTCGTCCAAGCTACTGACGAGTCAGATGACACAGATAGTGATAAACAACAAATCTGACTCGTGTAGGAAGAGCTTGGATGATGCTTTGCAACTCTACAAGAAGCTCTCGGATGTCTCCAATTCCAATGACTCCGGCAATGGAGCTGGAACTAATCAACTTGCCTTAATTATCGATGGAACAAGCCTTGTGTACATTTTAGAGACTGAACTCGAGGAAAAG CTTTTCGAGTTATCTAGCAAATGTACTGCAGTATTGTGTTGCCGTGTGGCTCCTCTGCAGAAAGCTGGTATAGTAGCCCTTATAAAGAATAGAACAGACGACATGACGCTCGCCATTGGTGATG GAGCGAATGATGTTTCCATGATTCAAAAGGCTGATGTGGGCATTGGAATCAGCGGCCAAGAGGGAAGGCAAGCCGTCATGGCTTCAGATTTCTCGATGGGACAGTTCAGATTTCTGGTCCCACTATTGTTAATACACGGACACTGGAATTATCAGCGGATCAGCTACATGATACTGTACAATTTCTATAGGAATGTAgttcttgtttttgttttgttctg GTATGCTCTCTTCACTGGATTCACCCTGACAACTGCAATCACCGATTGGAGCTCTGTGCTGTATACAGTAATATACACGTCGTTGCCTACAATAGTCGTGGGAGTTCTCGACAAGGACTTAGGTAGAAGCACTCTCCTCAAGTATCCCCAACTCTACGGGGCTGGACAGAGGGGAGAGAGCTACAACGGGAACTTATTCTGGTTCACAATATTAGACACATTGTGGCAAAGCATAGCTGTTTTCTTCATACCTCTCATTGCTTACTGGGATAGCACCGTTGGTATTTCCGCCTTGGGAGACCTTTGGATACTCGCAGTCGTGATTCTGGTTAATGTACATCTGGCCATGGACGTGATCAGATGGTACACGATCACTCACATTGCTGTCTGGGGATCTATACTCGCGACTTTCATCTGCGTCATGGTCATCGATGCCTTGCCCTTCCTGCCTGGTTACTG GGCCTTCTTCATGATCGCGAAGACGAAGCTATTCTGGGTGTGCTTGCTTGGCATCGTGGTATCAGGACTGGTTCCTCGTTTCGTTGTGAAAGTGTTTGTACAGCATTTTAAGCCAGACGATATTCAGATTGCCAGAGTAGCTGAGAAATTTGGATATTTGCAAGGAGATGCAGAAACAGAGATGAATCCCATTTTTGATCTTCCACAGAGAACTGCCACTACTTAG
- the LOC121781117 gene encoding GATA zinc finger domain-containing protein 14-like, producing MNPHFNPHLHNPNNQIQLNGANAPAQHQVMMNQGNLGQINPQFRPGMLNNAQPPMPPFNNPNPFFGQNQFIPFPQGAFHNLNANSLPQPFAQNAVNPAQFIPNWPMNVPNLVQNVTQLLQMQMMNVAPQNLGLFMNAQAAAGSNNVILPQPFGGNSLPGMNHNNAPAKDIGAHHAQRNWDVFAPGAATPQSDAGVVTDANDRKNNWRKPHEKNFTGNHKHNESQRGFGNKQFHPRQNAQGNFNFNNENRGKGNTHFAGKNFNSSNHSELTQVGKKRPLMLNYTEQEIKHWREERKKNYPSQANAEKKLKKNPKQPEVEDEAAKTRRQQLKEILAKQAELGCEVAEIPSCYLSDPEQQADGNRQNNKPFGKRDRFQNKFDKKGRFHNGGRFSKKQRYENGHSTDLQNQTGCTTNPPRNESKKEPSLLKKLLSSEIKKDKKHLLQVFRFMVVNNFFENWPEKPLEFPKVIVKESGDESEILKPEMDMIEVEDGEFVGETTITS from the exons ATGAATCCCCACTTCAATCCTCACCTCCACAACCCTAACAATCAAATTCAGCTCAATGGAGCTAATGCTCCAGCTCAACATCAG GTTATGATGAACCAAGGTAATTTAGGGCAAATTAACCCTCAATTTCGGCCGGGAATGCTCAATAATGCTCAGCCGCCAATGCCGCCGTTTAATAACCCAAATCCCTTTTTCGGTCAAAACCAATTTATCCCCTTCCCACAGGGCGCTTTCCACAACCTAAATGCGAACAGTTTGCCTCAGCCTTTCGCTCAGAATGCCGTCAACCCTGCTCAGTTCATTCCCAATTGGCCAATGAATGTGCCGAATTTAGTGCAGAATGTCACGCAGCTTTTGCAAATGCAAATGATGAATGTTGCCCCTCAAAATTTGGGTCTTTTCATGAACGCTCAAGCGGCAGCAGGAAGTAACAATGTGATCTTGCCACAGCCCTTTGGTGGGAATAGTTTGCCTGGTATGAACCATAATAATGCCCCAGCCAAAGATATCGGAGCTCATCATGCGCAACGGAATTGGGATGTCTTTGCTCCTGGTGCTGCAACTCCGCAG AGTGATGCTGGAGTAGTTACTGATGCGAATGACAGAAAGAATAACTGGAGAAAACCTCATGAAAAGAACTTCACTGGGAACCACAAACATAACGAATCACAAAGAGG ATTTGGCAACAAGCAATTTCATCCTCGCCAAAATGCACAGGGGAACTTCAATTTCAATAATGAAAATCGAGGAAAAG GTAACACACATTTTGCAGGGAAGAACTTTAACTCATCCAATCATTCTGAGCTAACTCAAGTGGGAAAAAAGAG GCCTCTCATGTTAAATTATACAGAACAAGAAATTAAACATTGGCGTGAAGAGCGCAAGAAAAACTACCCATCACAAGCCAATGCAGAAAAG AAGTTGAAAAAGAATCCAAAACAGCCTGAGGTCGAAGATGAAGCCGCAAAGACAAGACGCCAG CAACTGAAGGAAATATTGGCAAAACAAGCTGAATTAGGCTGTGAAGTAGCAGAAATCCCATCTTGTTACCTATCAGATCCCGAGCAACAGGCAGATGGTAACAGACAAAATAATAAGCCATTTGGGAAGAGAGACAGATTTCAAAACAAGTTTGATAAGAAGGGCAGATTCCACAACGGTGGCCGCTTCTCCAAGAAACAAAGATATGAAAACGGTCATTCCACAGATTTGCAAAACCAAACTGGGTGCACGACCAACCCGCCACGCAATGAGAGTAAAAAGGAGCCATCTCTGTTGAAGAAACTACTAAGCTCTGAGATCAAGAAAGATAAGAAACATCTGCTGCAGGTTTTCAGGTTCATGGTGGTGAATAACTTCTTTGAGAATTGGCCCGAAAAACCTCTGGAATTCCCCAAAGTTATTGTCAAAGAATCTGGCGATGAGAGCGAGATTTTAAAACCGGAAATGGACATGATTGAAGTTGAAG ATGGTGAATTTGTAGGTGAAACGACCATTACAAGTTGA